The sequence ACCCTCGGCATCCGCCTCGAAGGTCAGCAGCACGCGGTGGCGGAGCACCAGGTGGCGCAGTTCGCGGATGTCTTCGGGCAGCACGTGGGAGCGGCCCTTCAGCAGGGCCAGCGCCCTGGACGCCTGCAGGAAGGCGATGCTCGCACGCGGGCTCGCACCGTACTTGATGAAGCGGGCGCGCTCCTCGCCGATGTACGGCGCCGGGTTCCGGGTCACGTAGGCGATCGACACGATGTAGTTGCGGATCGCGGGGTCGACGTAGATGCGGCTCGCGACGTCCTGCAGCAGGCGCACGTCGTCGAGACTCACGGCGCTGGTCACATGCCGATCCGGGTCGAGCACGCCGGAGTCGATGCGGCTGAGCACCTCGAGCTCCTCGGCGGGGCTCGGGTATTCGACGATCTCCTTGAGCAGGAAGCGGTCCATCTGCGCCTCGGGCAGCTCGTACGTGCCCTCCTGCTCGATCGGGTTCTGCGTGGCGATCACGAGGAACGGCTTCGGCAGGTGGTGGATCTCGCCGCCGATGGTGGTCTGGTGCTCCTGCATCGCCTCGAGCATGGCGCTCTGCGTCTTGGCGCTGGAGCGGTTGATCTCATCCAGCAGCACGAAGTTCGCGTGCACCGGACCGAGCACGGTGCGGAACGAGCCCGTCGCGGCGTCGTAGATCTGGTTGCCCGTGATGTCGCTCGGCAGCAGGTCGGGGGTGCACTGGATGCGCTTGAACTGCGCCTTCACGGTGTCGGCGAGGGTGCTGGCCGCGGTGGTCTTGGCAAGGCCGGGGACGCTCTCGAGCAGGATGTGCCCGCCGGCGATGAGCGACACGAGCAGGCTCGTGCGCAGCCGCTCCTGACCGACCATCTTCGCCGAGTATGAGGTGGAGATGATGCGCAGGACCTCGTTCGCCCGTGCCATCTCGGCATCCGTCGGAGCGCCGTTCGCGGGTGCCGACGCGGGTGCCGACGTGGGTGCGGGGTCGGGAGTGCGCGCCGGGGCGGGCGGGGGCGGAGGCGCGGCCGGATACGGGGATGCGGCGTTCAGGTCATGCATGCTCTCTCCTCCTGAGGAGCGCGGCGCGTCCCCCCGCGGACCAGCGTAATCGCATCCGTCCGCGCCGTTCCCAGCCCGACCCACCCGCACCGCTCACCTGCATGAACGGATGACGGATGCAGGAGGGCTCGCCGTCCGCCCCTCATGCATCCGTCGAAGGGTCATGCATCCGGAGGGGCGACGAAGCCGCCAGCTCCCGCGACCGACACTGATACCGTCGAAGGGCAGCCGCTTTCCGGGCAGGTCGAGCCTTCCGCTCCCACCGGGACAGAACTGTTCCTCGCTCGGATGCGGCCGCTGACCGATACATGACTGAAGAGTATGAGGACGATACGTGACGAGCAGAGAACGAGTAGCGATCATCGGCGCCGGCCCCTCGGGTATGGCGCAACTGCGGGCCTTCGAGTCCGCGGGCCGCGCGGGGGCGGACATCCCCGAGCTGGTCTGCTTCGAGAAGCAGGCCGACTGGGGCGGGCAGTGGAACTTCACCTGGCGCACCGGACTCGACGAGTTCGGCGAGCCCGTGCACTCCAGCATGTACCGCAACCTGTGGTCGAACGGCCCGAAGGAGGCGCTGGAGTTCGCGGACTACAGCTTCGACGAGCACTTCGGCCGACCCATCTCCTCCTATCCACCGC is a genomic window of Microbacterium maritypicum containing:
- a CDS encoding AAA family ATPase, which translates into the protein MHDLNAASPYPAAPPPPPAPARTPDPAPTSAPASAPANGAPTDAEMARANEVLRIISTSYSAKMVGQERLRTSLLVSLIAGGHILLESVPGLAKTTAASTLADTVKAQFKRIQCTPDLLPSDITGNQIYDAATGSFRTVLGPVHANFVLLDEINRSSAKTQSAMLEAMQEHQTTIGGEIHHLPKPFLVIATQNPIEQEGTYELPEAQMDRFLLKEIVEYPSPAEELEVLSRIDSGVLDPDRHVTSAVSLDDVRLLQDVASRIYVDPAIRNYIVSIAYVTRNPAPYIGEERARFIKYGASPRASIAFLQASRALALLKGRSHVLPEDIRELRHLVLRHRVLLTFEADAEGVRSEEIIDQIFASVPTP